The Centroberyx gerrardi isolate f3 chromosome 8, fCenGer3.hap1.cur.20231027, whole genome shotgun sequence genomic sequence AGAGATCCTGTGTCTCTGAGCtgcagccacagcttctgtTCCAGCTGCCTGAAACAATTCTGGGaacaagctaaaaacaaaaactgtcctgtttgtaaaagaaaaatgtcaaagGATGATCCAGAAGTGAACTTTACACTGAAGGAACTAGCTGACTCCTATGCTGGGAGACAGAAAGCTGGGTCATCTGAGACggataaaggagaggagaaagtggaggTGGTGTGTAGTAAACATCCAGAAGATCCTAAATTGTTCTGTaaggaggaacagagagctgtgtgtcctgtctgtgaGTTCTCTCTCCACCACGGTCACAAGGTGGTTCCTATAGAAGAAGCAGTCAGTGACCTGAAGGAGCAGCTGAAATCTGACTTAAAGTCTCTGCAGGACAAGAGGAACAAATACAAAGAGGTTGAGAAGACATACAACAAAGTGGTTCAACACTCCAAGAAACAGATGTTggccacagagaggcagatcagAGCAGAGTTCAACAAGCTCCACCAGTtcctgaaagaggaagaggaggccagacTGGAGgctctgagggaggaagaggagcagaaggggAAGACTATCACCAGAGAGATGAAGATCATTCAGGAGaagatctcctctctctcagacagtaTCTCTGCTGTTGAAGAAGACCTGCAGAAACACAATGTGCCATTCCTCACCAGTTATAAACCCACTCAGACCAGCGCCAGAGCCCAGTGCTCACTGTCAGATCCACAACTGGTCTCAGGAGCGCTGATAGATgtggccaaacacctgggcaacctgtCCTTCAGAGTCTGGGAGAAGATGAAGGGGAAGGTCAAGTTCAGTCCTGTcattctggacccaaacactgcAAACCCCTGGCTCTATCTGTCTGATGACCTGACCAGTGTGAGAAATGGAGACACATGGCAGCAGCTCCCTGACAACCCAGAGAGAAACACTAAATATGCCCATGTTTTTGGCTCTGAGGGCTTCAGCTCAGGGAAACACagctgggaggtggaggtgggagatCATCCTGACTGGTATGTGGGCTTGGCTAAAGAGTCAGTTGACAGGAAGGGGGAGTTACATGCCTCACCAGAATATGGAATCTGGTGTTTATGGCATCGCAGTGGAAAATACACTAATGGGCTTGGTAAGACCGTCACAGTGAAGAAGAGTCTCCAGAGGATCAGAGTCCAGCTGGACTATGACAGGGGGGAGCTGTCCTTCTACAACTCTGAGGACAAGACTCACATCTACACTCACAGAGACACtttcactgagaaactctacccatATTTCTGTGTTGTAAAGGCTGGTGATGCAGAGACCATTGATATCAAAGTCTGTCAAGCTGAGGCTTCTCTGTGAAgttaaggggtgtgtgtgtgtgtgtgtgtgtgtgtgtgtgtgtgtgtgtgtgtgtgttatttaggCAACTTGTATTTAGGCAACCATACACAAAATTAATCAGGTGATCACAGATTTTGGAATAGTAATTACTCTTCATGAATCTGTGA encodes the following:
- the LOC139913969 gene encoding nuclear factor 7, brain-like, giving the protein MAEKTALFESYLSCHVCSETFRDPVSLSCSHSFCSSCLKQFWEQAKNKNCPVCKRKMSKDDPEVNFTLKELADSYAGRQKAGSSETDKGEEKVEVVCSKHPEDPKLFCKEEQRAVCPVCEFSLHHGHKVVPIEEAVSDLKEQLKSDLKSLQDKRNKYKEVEKTYNKVVQHSKKQMLATERQIRAEFNKLHQFLKEEEEARLEALREEEEQKGKTITREMKIIQEKISSLSDSISAVEEDLQKHNVPFLTSYKPTQTSARAQCSLSDPQLVSGALIDVAKHLGNLSFRVWEKMKGKVKFSPVILDPNTANPWLYLSDDLTSVRNGDTWQQLPDNPERNTKYAHVFGSEGFSSGKHSWEVEVGDHPDWYVGLAKESVDRKGELHASPEYGIWCLWHRSGKYTNGLGKTVTVKKSLQRIRVQLDYDRGELSFYNSEDKTHIYTHRDTFTEKLYPYFCVVKAGDAETIDIKVCQAEASL